From a single Rutidosis leptorrhynchoides isolate AG116_Rl617_1_P2 chromosome 5, CSIRO_AGI_Rlap_v1, whole genome shotgun sequence genomic region:
- the LOC139848684 gene encoding uncharacterized protein — protein sequence MLESHKDATVADRILNVNSISIGNWEWSRSPGGRALDELTKLNNLISSVSITDRPDSWKFSLDTSGTFTTSSLSKLINNLKYGIHSRNILLSRNKFVPQKVFIFSWRVIQLKIPVRSELDKKGIDLHTILCPLCDHHIETIDHVLVNCHHASSIWTQLLDWWNQNNTTISSINDVIISNQGFSHNSIGSSLWQATKWIACYILWKHRNLKVFSSKVWNPAMIISEIQTQTFSWISTRSRKKKSIDWHQWLLNPSFYVASPPNRMGIG from the coding sequence ATGTTGGAATCTCATAAAGACGCAACTGTTGCCGACAGAATTTTAAATGTCAACTCGATTTCAATCGGAAATTGGGAGTGGTCCCGTTCACCTGGTGGTCGGGCATTAGATGAACTTACGAAACTCAACAATCTAATTTCATCCGTAAGTATTACGGATCGCCCTGATTCATGGAAATTCTCCCTTGACACATCCGGCACCTTCACTACATCGTCATTATCGAAGTTAATTAACAACCTAAAATATGGCATCCACTCTCGAAACATACTACTATCCCGCAACAAATTCGTCCCACAAAAGGTTTTCATATTCTCATGGAGAGTCATCCAACTAAAAATCCCGGTTAGAAGTGAACTAGATAAAAAAGGAATTGATCTACACACCATCTTATGTCCCTTATGCGACCACCATATCGAAACCATTGATCACGTTTTAGTTAATTGTCATCATGCGTCTTCAATTTGGACACAACTGCTCGACTGGTGGAACCAAAATAACACAACAATCTCTAGTATCAACGATGTCATCATCTCCAACCAAGGATTTTCACATAACTCCATCGGATCTTCCTTATGGCAAGCTACCAAATGGATTGCGTGTTATATACTATGGAAACATAGAAACTTAAAAGTCTTCTCAAGTAAAGTGTGGAATCCCGCCATGATTATCTCCGAGATACAAACTCAAACCTTTAGTTGGATCTCAACCCGTTCTCGGAAGAAAAAATCTATCGATTGGCATCAATGGCTCCTTAACCCTTCCTTTTATGTGGCATCGCCTCCAAATCGCATGGGTATCGGTTAA
- the LOC139850607 gene encoding serpin-ZX-like: MNTQQSIKNQTHVSITLSNHLLNKSHNSNVVFSPLSIHVVLNLIAAGSKGLTLDQLLSFLKANNIDELNALSSQLVSMIMVDGSPVGGPQLSFANGAWVEQTVSLKPSFKQVVETVHKATCNQVDFQTRAAEVAKEVNLWAEKQTNGLIKDIIPLDAVDEYTRLIFANAIYFKGAWREKFDPSKTKDFDFHLLDGSKVQVPFMTSKKDQFLHKYDDFKVLGLPYENGNDKRRFTMYIFLPDAKDGLPSLIQKVGSQSDFLERHIPRRKGEVGQFLIPKFKISFGFEASDTLKELGLLLPFSPTHGLSEMSYEKLYVSSIQHKSFVEVNEEGTEAAAVSGVVIRFTCAYAKVDFVADHPFLFAIKEDTSGAALFMGQVVDPTIN, translated from the exons ATGAACACTCAACAATCAATCAAAAACCAAACCCATGTTTCTATCACACTCTCAAATCACCTTCTGAACAAATCCCACAACTCAAACGTTGTTTTCTCTCCACTTTCAATCCATGTCGTTCTTAACTTGATCGCCGCAGGTTCCAAAGGCCTAACACTTGACCAGTTGCTATCTTTTTTAAAAGCTAATAACATTGATGAACTCAACGCTCTTTCTTCACAGCTTGTGTCCATGATCATGGTAGATGGTAGCCCAGTTGGTGGGCCACAGTTGTCTTTTGCAAATGGAGCTTGGGTTGAGCAAACTGTTTCTCTTAAACCTTCCTTTAAACAGGTTGTGGAAACTGTTCATAAAGCTACTTGTAATCAAGTCGATTTCCAAACCAGG GCTGCTGAGGTAGCTAAAGAAGTGAATTTGTGGGCCGAAAAACAAACTAATGGTCTCATCAAAGACATCATTCCTCTTGATGCGGTTGATGAATATACAAGGCTCATCTTTGCAAATGCAATCTATTTTAAGGGAGCCTGGAGAGAAAAGTTTGACCCGTCAAAGACTAAAGACTTTGACTTTCACCTTCTTGATGGTAGCAAAGTTCAAGTACCCTTCATGACAAGCAAGAAAGACCAATTCTTGCACAAATATGATGATTTCAAAGTATTGGGTCTTCCATATGAAAATGGTAATGATAAACGACGTTTCACAATGTACATCTTCCTCCCAGATGCAAAAGATGGCCTTCCATCTTTAATACAGAAAGTCGGGTCGCAATCTGATTTCTTAGAGCGTCACATTCCACGCCGAAAAGGAGAGGTTGGGCAGTTTTTGATCCCCAAGTTTAAGATCTCATTTGGGTTTGAAGCTTCCGACACATTGAAAGAATTAGGCCTCTTGTTGCCTTTTAGCCCCACACATGGTTTGAGTGAAATGTCTTACGAAAAGCTATATGTTTCGAGCATTCAACATAAATCATTTGTGGAGGTAAACGAAGAAGGTACAGAAGCTGCAGCGGTCAGTGGAGTTGTCATTAGGTTTACATGTGCTTATGCTAAGGTTGACTTTGTGGCAGATCATCCGTTTTTGTTTGCGATTAAAGAAGATACAAGTGGAGCCGCGTTGTTTATGGGTCAGGTTGTTGACCCAACTATCAACTGA